One Legionella lansingensis genomic region harbors:
- a CDS encoding pseudouridine-5'-phosphate glycosidase — MPSESLTFSEEVKTAICKHQPIVVLESTIISHGMPYPDNLITAQMVEQVIRDKGATPATVALHQGKIHIGINKAIMRHLANSEEVIKASRRDIAFVLSRKISASTTVAATMYCAHLAGLSIFATGGIGGVHHSVEENFDISADLIALASTPITVVCSGAKSILDLPKTLEVLETHGVPVIGYRTDEFPAFYSHSSGLPLLHRLDSAKDIANLMFYQQKLQLNNGIVIANPIPKEAEIPDEKIMPIIKQAQKEANHIQGKAITPFLLRRVAELTAGQSLQANIELIKNNASLGAEIAIAYQQQK; from the coding sequence ATGCCCAGTGAATCACTCACTTTCAGTGAGGAGGTTAAGACAGCAATCTGTAAACACCAACCTATTGTCGTCTTAGAATCAACCATCATTTCTCATGGTATGCCCTACCCTGATAATTTGATAACGGCTCAGATGGTTGAACAAGTTATCCGTGACAAAGGAGCAACCCCTGCCACTGTTGCCTTGCATCAAGGAAAAATCCATATTGGCATTAATAAAGCCATTATGAGGCACTTGGCAAATAGTGAAGAAGTGATTAAAGCTTCACGCCGAGACATCGCCTTTGTCCTCAGTCGTAAAATTTCAGCGAGTACGACGGTTGCTGCAACGATGTATTGTGCACATCTTGCAGGTCTATCTATATTTGCTACGGGAGGCATTGGGGGAGTTCATCATAGTGTTGAAGAAAATTTTGATATTTCAGCTGACTTGATAGCACTGGCTTCGACCCCCATAACCGTGGTCTGCTCTGGAGCCAAATCCATTCTGGATCTACCTAAAACGTTAGAAGTGCTTGAAACCCATGGTGTGCCCGTTATTGGTTACCGCACGGATGAGTTCCCCGCCTTTTATAGTCACTCCAGCGGTCTCCCACTGCTACACCGCTTAGACAGCGCAAAGGACATCGCAAACCTCATGTTCTATCAGCAGAAACTACAATTAAACAATGGTATCGTTATCGCCAATCCTATCCCCAAAGAAGCGGAAATACCTGATGAGAAAATCATGCCTATCATCAAGCAAGCGCAAAAAGAAGCTAATCACATTCAAGGTAAAGCCATTACCCCATTTTTACTGCGACGCGTCGCTGAGTTGACCGCGGGACAAAGTCTGCAAGCCAATATCGAGTTAATCAAGAACAACGCCAGTTTGGGAGCTGAAATAGCGATTGCTTACCAACAACAAAAATAA
- a CDS encoding YbdK family carboxylate-amine ligase, with translation MKKLPFKKSKLGSIGIELEFQIIDPKTFFLISRSKDVIRGIKESNYQHIIKPEITQSMIEINSSIHYSTKSLLQELSQIQSFLQEKAKTLNILICGGGTHPYLKWTRQKIFPTPRYKRISSKFRYLSKRSTVFGQHIHFGCDNPEDMLYLTHALARYVPHFIAISASSPFYQGADTGFASSRSNVFNSFPQSGHIPHLLNWEEFSEYYYKMRNLGIIMSMKDFYWDIRPRHEYGSVEIRVCDTPLTMNKAVNLAAYVQALGLYLIEEKPMVITKDLYYLYTHNRFQASRYGLEGQLLNPFTFKQIAIADDILATVHTLEPYIDKLEIRKHIESLMQDVNNKINDAVLLRQLFKEIGFLPDVVGKQCEIWSIPFNVEHYS, from the coding sequence ATGAAGAAATTACCTTTTAAAAAATCTAAACTTGGCTCAATTGGTATTGAACTTGAGTTTCAAATCATTGATCCGAAAACATTTTTTTTGATTTCTCGATCAAAGGACGTCATTCGTGGCATTAAAGAAAGCAATTATCAACACATCATCAAACCTGAAATCACTCAGAGTATGATTGAAATCAATTCTTCGATTCATTATTCCACGAAAAGCTTATTGCAAGAGCTCTCACAAATACAATCCTTCTTGCAAGAAAAAGCAAAGACCCTAAATATTTTAATTTGTGGTGGGGGCACACATCCCTATTTAAAATGGACACGACAAAAGATATTTCCAACTCCAAGGTATAAACGAATTTCAAGCAAGTTTCGTTACTTATCCAAACGCTCCACTGTTTTCGGACAACATATTCATTTTGGTTGTGATAATCCCGAGGACATGCTTTACTTGACCCACGCCCTTGCCAGATATGTACCACATTTTATTGCAATCTCTGCCTCTTCCCCTTTTTATCAAGGCGCTGATACAGGTTTTGCTTCTTCACGCTCGAACGTCTTTAATTCCTTTCCCCAAAGTGGCCATATTCCTCATCTGCTCAATTGGGAAGAGTTTTCCGAATATTACTATAAAATGCGAAACTTAGGGATTATCATGAGTATGAAAGACTTTTACTGGGACATTAGACCAAGACATGAATATGGTTCTGTGGAAATTAGGGTCTGTGACACGCCCCTTACCATGAACAAAGCAGTCAATCTCGCCGCCTACGTCCAAGCACTTGGTCTTTACCTCATTGAAGAAAAACCCATGGTCATCACCAAAGACTTATATTACCTATATACTCATAATCGCTTTCAAGCTAGTCGCTATGGTTTAGAGGGACAACTCCTCAATCCCTTTACCTTTAAACAAATTGCAATTGCTGACGATATCCTCGCCACGGTACATACTCTTGAACCGTATATCGACAAATTAGAAATCAGAAAGCACATTGAGTCATTAATGCAGGATGTAAATAATAAAATCAATGATGCTGTTTTATTGCGACAACTCTTTAAAGAGATTGGTTTTCTTCCCGATGTCGTCGGAAAGCAATGCGAAATTTGGTCAATTCCCTTTAACGTGGAACACTATTCTTAG
- a CDS encoding oxidative damage protection protein: MTRRIFCCKLQQEAEGLDNPPFPGPLGEKIFNHVSKQAWKMWLAHQTMLINEYRLSLIDPKAREFLNEEMNKYFFGEGSEKPAGYVAKE; encoded by the coding sequence ATGACGAGGCGAATTTTCTGCTGCAAATTACAACAAGAAGCCGAAGGATTGGATAATCCACCTTTCCCTGGGCCCTTAGGAGAAAAGATTTTCAACCATGTATCGAAACAAGCTTGGAAAATGTGGCTAGCACACCAAACGATGCTAATCAATGAATATCGTCTAAGTTTGATTGATCCTAAAGCACGTGAATTTCTAAATGAAGAAATGAATAAGTATTTTTTTGGTGAGGGTTCTGAAAAACCTGCTGGCTATGTGGCTAAGGAATAA
- a CDS encoding PilZ domain-containing protein, which produces MPIHERRQHFRIDDQIYFDYKLIENNEFYSDKSLTEELLGQDGKKYLETAQYFQSLDYELSELTQSLALQEPALAHYLNLLNAKIDHLARYLMMSDNIHLRKVNISLGGMSFKTKERIKEKSHMKIVIYTKPKMVPIVLDAVVVYSQFHNENQYRTAVQFEQLSKEQEQLLSQHIMLAQAKCRAD; this is translated from the coding sequence ATGCCAATACATGAACGACGTCAACATTTCCGCATAGACGATCAAATCTATTTTGATTATAAGCTAATTGAGAATAATGAGTTTTACTCTGACAAGTCGCTCACCGAAGAATTATTAGGTCAAGACGGTAAGAAGTATCTTGAAACCGCACAATATTTTCAAAGCTTGGATTATGAGCTCTCCGAGCTAACGCAATCCTTGGCGTTACAAGAACCAGCCTTAGCTCATTATTTAAATTTATTGAACGCAAAAATTGATCATCTCGCTCGTTATCTTATGATGAGTGATAATATTCATTTACGTAAAGTAAATATTAGTCTTGGCGGAATGTCCTTCAAAACCAAGGAACGCATTAAAGAAAAAAGTCATATGAAAATTGTCATCTATACCAAACCTAAAATGGTGCCCATTGTTCTAGATGCGGTAGTGGTTTACAGTCAATTTCATAATGAAAATCAATACCGCACAGCGGTCCAATTTGAACAACTCAGCAAAGAGCAAGAACAATTGCTTTCACAACACATTATGTTGGCGCAAGCCAAATGCAGAGCAGATTAG